Proteins from a genomic interval of Tautonia rosea:
- a CDS encoding HAD family hydrolase, whose protein sequence is MTSPESPRALLLDFDGTMADTLPLIFDAFRHALSPWTDPLPTDDEVEASFGPAERACLGLFAPEDRLDEALDRFFLHYEQEHERMVRLFDGIPAVIDRARSLGWKVGVFTGKGRRAAQYSISALGLSGQIDCLISGDDVDRPKPDPDGLYRAARLLNVEPQQILMVGDSPADVRAGRAAGALTCAVTWAAFRPERLLAETPHHTCSHVSEFLALLDALHQNGPPSPITQPNSDIPNHK, encoded by the coding sequence ATGACCTCCCCCGAGTCGCCCCGAGCCCTGCTCCTCGACTTCGACGGCACGATGGCCGACACGCTCCCGCTGATTTTCGACGCCTTCCGCCACGCCCTCTCCCCCTGGACCGATCCCCTCCCAACCGACGACGAGGTCGAGGCCAGCTTCGGACCCGCCGAACGTGCCTGCCTTGGCCTCTTCGCCCCCGAAGATCGGCTCGATGAGGCCCTCGATCGCTTCTTCCTCCATTATGAACAGGAACACGAGCGCATGGTTCGCCTCTTTGACGGAATTCCCGCCGTCATCGACCGAGCCCGAAGCCTCGGCTGGAAAGTCGGCGTGTTCACCGGCAAGGGCCGCCGCGCCGCTCAGTATTCGATCTCCGCGCTCGGGCTCAGCGGTCAGATCGACTGCCTCATCTCCGGAGACGATGTCGATCGCCCCAAACCCGACCCCGACGGCCTCTACCGGGCGGCTCGCTTGCTCAATGTCGAACCTCAACAAATCCTCATGGTCGGCGACAGCCCCGCCGACGTCCGCGCGGGCCGAGCCGCCGGTGCCCTGACCTGTGCCGTCACCTGGGCCGCCTTCCGACCCGAGCGCCTCCTCGCCGAAACGCCACACCACACCTGCTCGCACGTGTCCGAATTCCTCGCCCTGCTCGACGCGCTGCACCAGAACGGCCCGCCCTCACCGATCACTCAACCCAACTCAGACATTCCAAATCATAAATAA